A stretch of Stenotrophomonas indicatrix DNA encodes these proteins:
- the recN gene encoding DNA repair protein RecN has protein sequence MLRHLSIKDFAVVRATELEFGPGMTVVSGETGAGKSLMVDALGFLSGLRADSGVVRHGAARAELSAEFALDQLQAARQWLASNELDDEDQCQLRRVIRADGGSRSWINGRPVTLAQLADLAGLLVEIHGQHEQQALLTRPSQLALLDAYARNESERRQVRRAAATWQALVDESLALSQQGDVSDRIGFLEHQLRELDREDLEPESITALGASHRRQAHASALLAACQAASDQLNGDEGHSALDLLQQVRHELARVAEHDPRLGDVDALIDSASIQLHEALALLDRVHDDLDADPDQFEENERRLGRLHDLARKHRVPMDELGAQRERMHAEVEQLRGADERLQRLAGEIEKAAAAWRVEAAALTTSRRTAAAELSATTTGIIAELGMGGGQFLIELEPQDNGKPDPQGAERVEFLVAANAGQPPRALRKVASGGELSRISLAIEVAALDLDAVPTMVFDEVDSGIGGAVADIVGQKLRALGEKRQVLCVTHLPQVASKGHAHYRVSKAPVEGMTQSAVEKLDAKAREEELARMLGGVEVSKEARAAARKLLQV, from the coding sequence ATGCTCAGACATCTTTCAATCAAGGATTTCGCCGTCGTCCGCGCCACCGAACTGGAGTTCGGGCCGGGCATGACCGTGGTTTCAGGCGAGACCGGCGCGGGCAAGTCGCTGATGGTCGACGCTCTGGGCTTCCTGTCCGGCCTGCGCGCCGACAGCGGCGTGGTCCGCCATGGCGCGGCCCGGGCCGAACTGTCGGCCGAATTCGCGCTGGACCAGCTGCAGGCCGCCCGCCAGTGGCTGGCCAGCAATGAGCTGGACGATGAAGACCAATGCCAGCTGCGCCGCGTGATCCGCGCCGACGGCGGCTCGCGCTCGTGGATCAACGGCCGCCCGGTCACCCTGGCGCAGCTGGCCGACCTCGCCGGCCTGCTGGTTGAAATCCATGGCCAGCATGAGCAGCAGGCCCTGCTGACGCGCCCGTCGCAGCTGGCCCTGCTGGACGCCTATGCCCGCAACGAAAGCGAACGCCGCCAGGTGCGCCGCGCTGCCGCCACCTGGCAGGCGCTGGTCGATGAATCCCTGGCACTGTCGCAACAGGGCGACGTGAGTGACCGCATCGGCTTCCTCGAACACCAGCTGCGCGAACTGGACCGTGAGGATCTGGAGCCGGAGTCGATCACCGCGCTCGGCGCCAGCCATCGCCGTCAGGCGCATGCCAGCGCCCTGTTGGCCGCCTGCCAGGCAGCTTCGGACCAGCTCAACGGCGACGAAGGCCACTCGGCGCTGGACCTGCTGCAGCAGGTGCGGCATGAACTGGCCAGGGTGGCCGAACATGACCCGCGCCTGGGCGACGTCGATGCCCTGATCGACAGCGCCTCCATCCAGCTGCACGAGGCGCTGGCCCTGCTCGACCGGGTGCATGACGACCTGGACGCCGATCCAGACCAGTTCGAGGAGAACGAGCGCCGCCTCGGCCGCCTGCACGACCTGGCCCGCAAGCACCGCGTGCCGATGGATGAGCTGGGTGCGCAGCGTGAGCGCATGCACGCCGAAGTGGAACAGCTGCGCGGCGCCGACGAGCGCCTGCAGCGTCTGGCCGGCGAAATTGAGAAGGCCGCAGCGGCCTGGCGTGTCGAGGCTGCAGCACTGACCACCAGCCGTCGCACCGCTGCTGCCGAGCTGTCGGCCACCACCACCGGCATCATCGCCGAGCTGGGCATGGGCGGCGGCCAGTTCCTGATCGAGCTGGAGCCGCAGGACAACGGCAAGCCGGACCCGCAGGGCGCCGAGCGCGTCGAGTTCCTGGTGGCTGCCAATGCCGGCCAGCCACCGCGTGCGCTGCGCAAGGTCGCTTCCGGTGGCGAGCTGTCACGTATTTCGCTGGCCATCGAAGTAGCCGCGCTCGACCTGGATGCAGTGCCGACCATGGTGTTCGACGAAGTCGACTCCGGCATCGGTGGCGCGGTGGCCGATATCGTCGGCCAGAAGCTGCGCGCCCTCGGCGAAAAGCGCCAGGTGCTGTGCGTGACCCATCTGCCGCAGGTCGCCTCCAAGGGCCACGCCCATTACCGGGTCAGCAAGGCACCGGTGGAAGGCATGACCCAGAGCGCGGTGGAGAAGCTCGACGCAAAGGCCCGCGAGGAAGAGCTGGCGCGCATGCTGGGTGGCGTGGAAGTGAGCAAGGAAGCCCGCGCCGCCGCGCGCAAGCTGCTGCAGGTATAG
- the hrcA gene encoding heat-inducible transcriptional repressor HrcA, producing MHGSPDQLAPRARHLLRTLIARYIQDGEPVGSQTLARVAGLEVSPATIRNILGDLEDLGLLASPHTSAGRIPTAHGYRVFVDSLLQMQPPGEGELARLRQELAGGGSTQALLGSASELLSAMSHFVGVVSAPRREQFAFRQIDFVALDGRRVLAILVFADNEVQNRVIETRQDFAPGQLEQVANYLNAHFAGLPLAEIRTRLLLELRDARSELEQVLAHSVELAEQALQPPADDMLVAGQTRLMGVQDLSDLERLRELFELFSSKREILQLLERTIQAPGVRIFIGEETGVVPLQGVSLVTAPYTANGQVLGVLGVIGPKRMAYDRMIPLVQATADVLGAAFSPGGRTPGASDA from the coding sequence ATGCACGGTTCTCCCGACCAACTTGCCCCGCGCGCGCGGCACCTGCTGCGCACGCTGATCGCGCGCTACATCCAGGATGGCGAGCCCGTGGGTTCGCAGACGCTGGCGCGCGTGGCCGGTCTGGAGGTCAGTCCGGCCACCATCCGCAACATCCTCGGTGACCTGGAAGACCTGGGCCTGCTGGCCTCGCCGCATACGTCGGCGGGCCGGATTCCGACCGCGCATGGCTACCGGGTGTTCGTCGACAGCCTGTTGCAGATGCAGCCGCCGGGCGAAGGGGAGCTGGCCCGACTGCGTCAGGAGCTGGCCGGAGGCGGCAGTACCCAGGCGCTGCTCGGCAGTGCGTCGGAGCTGCTGTCGGCGATGAGCCACTTCGTTGGCGTGGTCAGCGCGCCGCGCCGCGAGCAGTTCGCCTTCCGCCAGATCGATTTCGTGGCGCTGGACGGGCGCCGGGTGCTGGCGATCCTGGTGTTTGCCGACAATGAAGTGCAGAACCGGGTGATCGAGACCCGCCAGGACTTCGCACCGGGGCAGCTGGAGCAGGTGGCCAACTACCTCAATGCCCACTTTGCCGGGCTGCCCCTGGCCGAGATCCGTACCCGCCTGCTGCTGGAGCTGCGCGACGCCCGTTCCGAGCTGGAACAGGTGCTGGCGCACAGCGTCGAGCTGGCCGAGCAGGCCCTGCAGCCGCCGGCCGACGACATGCTGGTGGCCGGCCAGACGCGTCTGATGGGGGTGCAGGACCTGTCCGACCTGGAGCGCCTGCGCGAGCTGTTCGAGCTGTTTTCCAGCAAGCGCGAGATCCTGCAGCTGCTGGAGCGGACCATCCAGGCCCCCGGCGTGCGCATCTTCATCGGCGAGGAAACCGGCGTGGTACCCCTGCAGGGCGTCTCGCTGGTCACCGCGCCGTACACCGCCAACGGCCAGGTACTGGGCGTGCTGGGCGTGATCGGGCCGAAGCGGATGGCCTACGACCGCATGATTCCGCTGGTCCAGGCCACCGCCGATGTGCTCGGCGCGGCCTTTTCGCCGGGCGGGCGAACTCCGGGTGCATCGGACGCTTGA
- the grpE gene encoding nucleotide exchange factor GrpE, translated as MNQDQPDIAAQQAAADAAAAEGVNEQIEQLRAEVEQVKAEALRERADLDNQRKRVARDIEQARKFANEKLLGELLPVFDSLDAGLKAAGDDAHPLREGLELTYKQLLKVAGDNGLVLLDPTGQPFNPEHHQAISQVAAPGAAPGSVVTVFQKGYLLNERLLRPALVVVAAD; from the coding sequence ATGAATCAAGATCAGCCAGACATCGCCGCCCAGCAGGCCGCCGCCGACGCAGCTGCCGCCGAGGGCGTCAACGAACAGATCGAACAGCTCCGTGCCGAAGTGGAGCAGGTCAAGGCCGAAGCGCTGCGTGAGCGCGCCGACCTCGACAACCAGCGCAAGCGCGTGGCCCGCGACATCGAACAGGCGCGCAAGTTCGCCAACGAGAAGCTGCTGGGCGAACTGCTGCCGGTATTCGACAGCCTCGATGCCGGCCTCAAGGCCGCCGGCGACGATGCCCATCCGCTTCGCGAGGGCCTGGAGCTGACCTACAAGCAGCTGCTGAAGGTCGCTGGTGACAACGGCCTGGTGCTGCTGGACCCGACCGGGCAGCCGTTCAACCCGGAACACCACCAGGCGATCAGCCAGGTCGCTGCCCCCGGCGCCGCCCCGGGCAGCGTGGTGACCGTGTTCCAGAAGGGCTACCTGCTCAACGAGCGCCTGCTGCGGCCGGCGCTGGTGGTGGTTGCCGCCGATTGA
- the dnaK gene encoding molecular chaperone DnaK → MGKIIGIDLGTTNSCVAIMDGGKARVIENSEGDRTTPSIVAYTKDGEVLVGASAKRQAVTNPKNTFYAVKRLIGRKFTDAEVQKDIAHVPYSILAHDNGDAWVATSDAKKMAPQEISAKVLEKMKKTAEDFLGEKVTEAVITVPAYFNDSQRQATKDAGRIAGLDVKRIINEPTAAALAYGLDKGDNKDRKIVVYDLGGGTFDVSVIEIANVDGEKQFEVLATNGDTFLGGEDFDNRVIEYLVEEFNKDQGIDLRKDPLALQRLKDAAERAKIELSSAQQTEVNLPYVTADASGPKHLNIKLTRAKLESLVEELIRKSIEPCRVALNDAGLRSSDISEVILVGGQTRMPKVQQAVTEFFGKEPRKDVNPDEAVALGAAIQGGVLGGDVKDVLLLDVTPLSLGIETMGGVFTKIIEKNTTIPTKASQVFSTAEDNQSAVTVHVLQGEREQARFNKSLAKFDLSGIEPAPRGLPQVEVSFDIDANGILHVSAKDKKTNKEQKVEIKAGSGLSEEEIARMVADAEANREEDKKFQELVQARNQADALIHGTRSAITEHGSKVGGEVIGKVEAALADLETAMKGDDKAQIEAKSKVLEEAGQSLFAAASADQGGAAPGADAGNAGKAQDDVVDAEFTEVKDDKKS, encoded by the coding sequence ATGGGCAAGATCATTGGTATCGACCTCGGCACCACCAACTCGTGCGTGGCGATCATGGACGGCGGCAAGGCCCGCGTCATCGAAAATTCGGAAGGCGATCGCACCACCCCGTCGATCGTCGCCTACACCAAGGACGGCGAAGTCCTGGTCGGTGCCTCGGCCAAGCGCCAGGCCGTGACCAACCCGAAGAACACCTTCTACGCGGTGAAGCGCCTGATCGGCCGCAAGTTCACCGACGCCGAAGTGCAGAAGGACATCGCGCACGTCCCGTACAGCATCCTGGCCCATGACAATGGCGATGCCTGGGTGGCCACCAGCGATGCCAAGAAGATGGCACCGCAGGAAATCTCGGCCAAGGTGCTGGAGAAGATGAAGAAGACCGCCGAGGACTTCCTCGGTGAGAAGGTCACCGAAGCGGTCATCACCGTGCCGGCCTACTTCAACGACAGCCAGCGCCAGGCAACCAAGGACGCTGGCCGCATCGCCGGCCTGGACGTCAAGCGCATCATCAACGAGCCGACCGCGGCCGCGCTGGCCTATGGCCTGGACAAGGGCGACAACAAGGATCGCAAGATCGTTGTGTACGACCTGGGCGGCGGCACCTTCGACGTCTCGGTGATCGAGATCGCCAATGTCGACGGCGAGAAGCAGTTCGAAGTGCTGGCCACCAACGGCGACACCTTCCTGGGTGGCGAAGACTTCGACAACCGCGTCATCGAGTACTTGGTTGAAGAGTTCAACAAGGACCAGGGCATCGACCTGCGCAAGGATCCGCTGGCCCTGCAGCGCCTGAAGGATGCTGCCGAGCGCGCCAAGATCGAGCTGTCCAGCGCCCAGCAGACCGAAGTGAACCTGCCGTACGTCACCGCTGACGCGTCGGGTCCGAAGCACCTGAACATCAAGCTGACCCGCGCCAAGCTGGAGTCGCTGGTGGAAGAGCTGATCAGGAAGTCGATCGAGCCGTGCCGCGTTGCGTTGAATGACGCCGGCCTGCGTTCGAGCGACATCAGCGAAGTGATCCTGGTCGGCGGCCAGACCCGCATGCCGAAGGTGCAGCAGGCTGTCACCGAGTTCTTCGGCAAGGAACCGCGCAAGGACGTCAACCCGGACGAAGCCGTGGCACTGGGTGCTGCGATCCAGGGCGGCGTGCTCGGCGGCGACGTCAAGGATGTGCTGCTGCTGGACGTGACCCCGCTGTCGCTGGGTATCGAAACCATGGGCGGTGTGTTCACCAAGATCATCGAAAAGAACACCACCATCCCGACCAAGGCCTCGCAGGTGTTCTCCACCGCCGAGGACAACCAGTCGGCCGTGACCGTGCACGTGCTGCAGGGTGAGCGCGAACAGGCCCGCTTCAACAAGTCGCTGGCCAAGTTCGACCTGTCCGGCATCGAGCCGGCCCCGCGCGGCCTGCCGCAGGTGGAAGTGTCCTTCGACATCGACGCCAACGGCATCCTGCACGTGTCGGCCAAGGACAAGAAGACCAACAAGGAACAGAAGGTCGAGATCAAGGCCGGTTCGGGTCTGTCCGAGGAAGAGATCGCACGCATGGTCGCCGACGCGGAAGCCAACCGCGAAGAAGACAAGAAGTTCCAGGAGCTGGTGCAGGCCCGCAACCAGGCCGATGCCCTGATCCACGGCACCCGCAGCGCGATCACCGAGCACGGCAGCAAGGTTGGTGGCGAAGTGATCGGCAAGGTGGAAGCGGCCCTGGCCGATCTGGAAACCGCGATGAAGGGTGACGACAAGGCGCAGATCGAAGCCAAGTCGAAGGTGCTGGAAGAAGCTGGCCAGTCGCTGTTCGCTGCGGCTTCGGCCGACCAGGGCGGTGCCGCCCCGGGTGCCGACGCCGGCAATGCGGGCAAGGCGCAGGATGACGTGGTGGACGCCGAGTTCACCGAAGTCAAGGACGACAAGAAGTCCTGA
- the dnaJ gene encoding molecular chaperone DnaJ codes for MSKRDYYEVLGVARTATDEELKKSYRRCAMKFHPDRNPGDAAAEASFKECKEAYEVLSDGNKRRMYDSHGHAAFEHGMGGGGGGPGGPDMNDIFGDIFGNIFGGAGGGGPRQARRGADIGYVMELDLEEAVRGVERRIEIPTLAECGDCDGSGSEDGKVETCNVCHGRGQVRIQRGIFAMQQACHNCGGRGQIIAKPCKTCHGNGRVEEDKVLSVKVPAGVDTGDRIRLAGEGEAGPAGTPPGDLYVEVRVREHHIFQRDGDDLHCEVPIRISQAALGDTVRVATLGGEAEIRIPAETQTGKLFRLRGKGVRSVRSRSEGDLYCRVVVETPVNLTSDQRKLLEQFEATFNGEDARKHSPKSATFIDGVKGFWDRMTS; via the coding sequence ATGAGCAAGCGCGATTACTACGAAGTGCTGGGCGTTGCCCGCACCGCCACCGACGAAGAACTGAAGAAGTCCTACCGCCGTTGCGCGATGAAGTTCCACCCGGACCGCAACCCGGGTGATGCGGCGGCCGAAGCCTCCTTCAAGGAGTGCAAGGAAGCCTACGAAGTCCTGTCCGACGGCAACAAGCGCCGCATGTACGACAGCCATGGCCATGCCGCGTTCGAACACGGCATGGGCGGTGGTGGCGGTGGTCCGGGCGGCCCGGACATGAACGATATTTTCGGCGACATCTTCGGCAACATCTTTGGTGGTGCCGGCGGTGGTGGCCCGCGCCAGGCGCGTCGCGGCGCCGACATCGGTTACGTGATGGAGCTGGACCTGGAAGAAGCGGTGCGTGGCGTCGAGCGCCGCATCGAGATTCCGACCCTGGCCGAATGCGGCGACTGCGATGGCAGCGGCTCGGAAGACGGCAAGGTCGAGACCTGCAACGTCTGCCATGGTCGTGGCCAGGTGCGCATCCAGCGCGGCATCTTCGCCATGCAGCAGGCCTGCCACAACTGTGGTGGCCGTGGCCAGATCATCGCCAAGCCCTGCAAGACCTGCCACGGCAACGGCCGTGTCGAAGAAGACAAGGTGCTGTCGGTGAAGGTGCCGGCGGGCGTGGATACCGGCGACCGCATCCGCCTGGCGGGTGAGGGCGAGGCCGGCCCTGCGGGGACGCCACCGGGCGATCTGTACGTGGAAGTGCGCGTGCGCGAGCACCACATCTTCCAGCGCGACGGCGACGACCTGCACTGCGAAGTGCCGATCCGCATTTCGCAGGCCGCACTGGGCGATACCGTGCGCGTGGCCACCCTCGGTGGTGAAGCGGAAATCCGTATCCCGGCCGAGACCCAGACCGGCAAGCTGTTCCGCCTGCGCGGCAAGGGCGTGCGGTCGGTGCGCAGCCGCAGCGAGGGTGACCTGTACTGCCGCGTGGTGGTGGAGACGCCGGTCAACCTCACCAGCGACCAGCGCAAACTGCTGGAGCAGTTCGAAGCCACCTTCAACGGCGAGGATGCGCGCAAGCATTCGCCGAAGTCGGCGACCTTCATCGACGGCGTCAAGGGCTTCTGGGATCGGATGACGTCCTGA
- a CDS encoding AraC family transcriptional regulator, with protein MAYRKKDTPCPIRETAPWNEVPVHRPVTCRARDYRAGTHIAAHKHRRHQLVYSMSGLMVVRSEVGRWVVPSTRAIWMPAGMAHAVDCIAEVHMRSLYIEPSFAPQLPAEPFAVQVAPLLRELLQAAILIDGPHEEDSRDGRVVRLMLDELRRMDVLPLHLPEPVDPRLHRICQHIQKHPGDEATLQDWAQALAIDVKTIQRHFASELGMTFGQWRQQARLLAAMERLARGEKVIDVALAMGYDSPSAFTSMFKRQLGQTPAAFFR; from the coding sequence ATGGCCTATCGCAAAAAGGACACCCCCTGCCCCATCCGCGAAACCGCGCCGTGGAACGAGGTGCCGGTGCATCGCCCGGTCACCTGCCGCGCACGCGACTACCGCGCCGGCACCCACATCGCGGCGCACAAGCACCGGCGGCACCAGCTGGTCTATTCCATGTCCGGGCTGATGGTGGTGCGCTCGGAAGTCGGCCGCTGGGTGGTGCCCTCCACCCGCGCCATCTGGATGCCGGCGGGCATGGCCCATGCCGTGGACTGCATCGCCGAGGTGCACATGCGCAGTCTGTACATCGAACCGTCATTCGCCCCGCAGCTGCCCGCCGAGCCCTTTGCCGTGCAGGTGGCACCGCTGCTGCGCGAACTGCTGCAGGCAGCCATCCTGATCGACGGGCCGCATGAAGAAGACAGCCGCGATGGCCGCGTGGTGCGGCTGATGCTCGACGAACTGCGCCGCATGGACGTACTGCCGTTGCACCTGCCCGAGCCCGTCGACCCGCGCCTGCACAGGATCTGCCAGCACATCCAGAAACATCCCGGCGACGAGGCGACCCTGCAGGACTGGGCGCAGGCGTTGGCGATCGACGTGAAAACCATCCAGCGCCACTTCGCCAGCGAACTGGGCATGACCTTCGGCCAGTGGCGGCAGCAGGCGCGCCTGCTGGCCGCGATGGAACGGCTGGCCCGCGGCGAGAAGGTGATCGATGTGGCGCTGGCGATGGGCTACGACAGCCCCAGTGCATTCACCAGCATGTTCAAGCGCCAGCTGGGGCAGACGCCGGCGGCATTCTTCCGTTGA
- a CDS encoding MFS transporter, whose translation MSTLASPAVSARPVSPGVLAAISSSHMVNDMMQSLILAIYPVIKGGFNLSFTQIGLITLTYQLTASIFQPLVGLATDRRPAPYSLPIGMASTLCGMLLLGFAPNYAMVLLAAALVGIGSAIFHPEASRIARLASGGRHGLAQSVFQVGGNFGTALGPLIAAAVIVPYGQHSASWFAGAALIGIALLTYVGRWYSLHLGAPRPAAHGVTAARHPPRTIARVLAILLVLIFSKYFYMASIGSYFTFYLMHHFGIPVAQAQLHLFAFLVASAAGGFFGGPLGDRIGRKPIIWASILGVAPFALMLPHADLLWTTVLAVLIGFVLSSAFSAIVVYAQEMMPHRIGMVSGLFFGFAFGMGGLGAAVLGLLADKTSIEFVYQLTAFLPLLGIVAAWLPPSRPAAH comes from the coding sequence ATGTCGACTCTGGCTTCTCCCGCCGTATCCGCCCGCCCCGTATCGCCCGGAGTGCTGGCGGCAATCTCCAGCTCCCACATGGTCAACGACATGATGCAGTCGCTGATCCTGGCCATCTATCCGGTGATCAAGGGCGGCTTCAATCTCAGCTTCACCCAGATCGGCCTGATCACGCTGACCTACCAGCTCACCGCCTCGATCTTCCAGCCGCTGGTCGGCCTTGCCACCGACCGGCGGCCGGCCCCGTACTCACTGCCGATCGGCATGGCCTCGACCTTGTGCGGCATGCTGCTGCTCGGCTTTGCGCCCAACTACGCGATGGTGCTGCTGGCCGCCGCGCTGGTCGGCATCGGCTCGGCCATCTTCCATCCGGAAGCCTCGCGCATCGCCCGCCTCGCCTCCGGCGGCCGTCATGGCCTGGCGCAGTCGGTATTCCAGGTGGGAGGCAACTTCGGCACGGCGCTGGGGCCGCTGATCGCCGCAGCGGTGATCGTGCCCTATGGCCAGCATTCCGCATCGTGGTTTGCCGGTGCAGCGTTGATCGGCATTGCCCTGCTGACCTATGTCGGTCGCTGGTACTCGCTGCATCTGGGCGCGCCCCGGCCAGCAGCACATGGTGTGACTGCCGCGCGCCATCCGCCGCGCACGATCGCCCGGGTGCTGGCCATCCTGCTGGTGCTGATCTTCAGCAAGTACTTCTACATGGCCAGCATCGGCAGCTACTTCACCTTCTACCTGATGCATCATTTCGGCATTCCGGTGGCGCAGGCGCAGCTGCATCTGTTCGCCTTCCTGGTGGCGTCCGCCGCGGGTGGATTCTTCGGCGGTCCGCTGGGCGATCGTATCGGTCGCAAGCCGATCATCTGGGCCTCGATCCTGGGCGTGGCACCGTTCGCGCTGATGCTGCCGCATGCCGACCTGCTGTGGACGACGGTGCTGGCGGTGCTGATCGGCTTCGTGCTGTCTTCGGCCTTCTCGGCGATCGTGGTCTATGCGCAGGAAATGATGCCGCACCGCATTGGCATGGTGTCCGGGTTGTTCTTTGGCTTTGCCTTCGGCATGGGCGGCCTCGGCGCAGCGGTGCTCGGTCTGCTGGCTGACAAGACCAGCATCGAATTCGTCTACCAGCTGACCGCGTTCCTGCCGTTGCTGGGCATCGTCGCGGCCTGGCTGCCGCCGTCCAGGCCTGCTGCGCACTGA
- the pdxY gene encoding pyridoxal kinase, with product MSESLDNHLVHGRRQRPDGPSPIDVISVQSQLVYGHAGNSAALPPMRALGVRVASIPTTLLSNAPFYETTRGRVLPSDWFADLLLGTHERGLPQRAKMLVSGYFGSAANGAAFADWLDEILPACPQLRYCLDPVIGDTHTGPYVEPGLEAIFAERLLPHAWLVTPNAFELGRLTGMPALAEADAIAASRALLARGPQWVLAHSVGGNPGELVTLAVGREETWRWTSPLLPVDVAGTGDVLMSLMVSFLLRGEPMQMAISRAIAGTHAALEATLAHGFEEFDVIAAAPAALADGMRFRAERLA from the coding sequence ATGAGCGAATCCCTCGACAACCACCTGGTCCACGGCCGCCGCCAGCGGCCCGACGGCCCTTCGCCGATCGATGTCATTTCGGTCCAATCACAACTGGTCTACGGCCATGCCGGCAACAGCGCCGCGCTGCCCCCGATGCGTGCGCTCGGCGTGCGCGTGGCCTCGATCCCGACCACGCTGCTGAGCAATGCGCCGTTCTACGAGACCACCCGTGGCCGTGTGCTGCCCAGCGACTGGTTTGCCGATCTGCTGCTCGGCACGCATGAACGGGGTCTTCCACAGCGGGCGAAGATGCTGGTCTCCGGTTACTTCGGCAGCGCTGCCAACGGTGCGGCCTTTGCTGATTGGCTGGACGAGATCCTGCCGGCATGTCCGCAGCTGCGCTACTGCCTGGACCCGGTGATCGGCGATACCCACACTGGCCCCTACGTGGAGCCGGGACTGGAAGCAATCTTCGCTGAGCGCCTGCTGCCGCATGCATGGCTGGTTACCCCGAATGCCTTCGAACTCGGTCGCCTGACCGGCATGCCGGCGCTGGCCGAAGCCGATGCCATTGCTGCTTCGCGCGCGCTGCTGGCACGGGGGCCGCAGTGGGTGCTGGCACACAGCGTCGGCGGCAATCCGGGCGAACTGGTGACGCTGGCTGTGGGTCGCGAGGAAACCTGGCGCTGGACCTCGCCGCTGCTGCCGGTGGATGTGGCAGGCACCGGCGATGTGCTGATGTCGCTGATGGTGTCCTTCCTGCTGCGCGGTGAGCCGATGCAGATGGCCATCTCGCGGGCCATCGCCGGCACCCATGCGGCGCTGGAGGCGACCCTGGCCCACGGCTTCGAAGAGTTCGACGTGATCGCGGCCGCACCGGCGGCACTGGCCGACGGCATGCGCTTCCGCGCCGAACGGCTGGCATGA
- a CDS encoding prephenate dehydrogenase, with product MSDLHERTPRTVGIVGNAGAYGRWLTQFFEQHMQVRVIGHDPADPGSHAPEQLLEQADVLVFSAPIRHTSTLIAEYARLSAGREQERLWLDVTSVKEAPVQAMLASCAEVVGLHPMTAPPKAPTLKGRVMVVCEARLQHWRPWVDALCLALQAECVRATPQHHDQMMALVQAMVHATHLAQAGVLREYQPQLGTLAAMLPYRSASFELDTAIISRILSLNPAIYEDIQFGNPYVAPMLQRLIGQLQTLQVQVGQGDDAARGAFRDHLLEANRSAFGDQALAAGNYTFERVGYLLADLTERNALSVHLPEDRAGSLRELLNVFEQHGISLASIHSSRTPAGEVHFRIGFVAGSEPRAIAAAAAEVDASGIGRVLA from the coding sequence ATGAGCGATCTGCACGAACGCACGCCGCGCACGGTCGGCATCGTCGGCAATGCCGGCGCCTATGGACGCTGGCTGACCCAGTTCTTCGAACAGCACATGCAGGTGCGCGTGATCGGCCACGATCCAGCCGATCCGGGTTCGCATGCGCCGGAGCAGTTGCTGGAACAGGCCGACGTGCTGGTGTTCTCCGCACCGATCCGGCACACGTCCACGTTGATCGCCGAGTACGCGCGCCTGTCGGCGGGCCGCGAGCAGGAACGCTTGTGGCTGGACGTGACCTCGGTGAAGGAAGCGCCGGTGCAGGCGATGCTGGCCTCGTGCGCCGAGGTGGTGGGCCTGCATCCGATGACGGCGCCGCCCAAGGCGCCGACCCTGAAAGGCAGGGTAATGGTGGTCTGCGAGGCGCGACTGCAGCACTGGCGGCCCTGGGTGGACGCGTTGTGCCTGGCACTGCAGGCTGAGTGCGTGCGGGCCACGCCGCAGCACCACGACCAGATGATGGCGCTGGTGCAGGCGATGGTGCATGCGACGCACCTGGCCCAGGCAGGTGTGCTGCGCGAATACCAACCGCAGCTGGGCACGCTGGCGGCGATGCTGCCGTACCGATCGGCTTCGTTCGAACTGGATACCGCGATCATCTCGCGCATCCTGTCGTTGAATCCGGCGATCTACGAAGACATCCAGTTCGGCAATCCCTATGTGGCGCCGATGCTGCAACGTCTGATCGGCCAGCTGCAGACGCTGCAGGTACAGGTCGGGCAGGGCGACGATGCTGCGCGGGGCGCGTTCCGCGATCACCTGCTGGAGGCCAACAGGAGTGCCTTCGGCGATCAGGCGCTGGCTGCGGGCAACTACACCTTCGAGCGCGTCGGCTATCTGCTGGCCGACCTGACCGAGCGCAATGCACTGTCGGTACATCTGCCTGAAGACCGCGCCGGTTCGTTGCGTGAGCTGCTGAACGTGTTCGAGCAGCATGGCATCAGCCTCGCCTCGATCCACTCCTCGCGCACGCCTGCCGGCGAAGTGCATTTCCGCATCGGTTTCGTGGCCGGGAGCGAGCCAAGGGCTATCGCGGCAGCCGCGGCCGAAGTGGATGCCAGCGGGATCGGCCGGGTGCTGGCGTAA